From Heliomicrobium modesticaldum Ice1, a single genomic window includes:
- a CDS encoding AAA family ATPase, with amino-acid sequence MSTFTRLQAENFSAFESLDLSFSPGINVFIGKNGTGKTHVMKTLYAAGAITGRLEGFIDKMIRIFLPYEYRIGRLVRRKRGSTTAKIVVSCNKEQLSLTFTNHSKNTPIDANEEKWKKLKIKCAYIPVKEMLANAPGFRSLYSERLVHFEEIYADIIDRAYLPPKRGPLEENRANLLRKLENVLEGKVVTEGETFFLKNNQGMLEFTLLAEGLRKLALLWLLIQNETLLKGSVLFWDEPEANLNPQMVRVVVEILLELQRFGVQVFIATHDYVTLKEFELQRTKEDKILFHSFFRKDDGEPVDISTSSDYSLIDENAIIDKYLDLYDREVHKALGGEEV; translated from the coding sequence ATGAGCACATTCACGCGCCTTCAAGCAGAAAACTTTTCCGCCTTTGAGAGTCTCGATTTATCTTTTTCCCCGGGGATAAACGTTTTTATTGGCAAAAACGGCACCGGCAAAACCCATGTCATGAAGACGTTATACGCTGCCGGAGCGATTACAGGCAGGCTTGAAGGCTTTATCGATAAGATGATACGTATTTTTCTACCTTACGAATATAGAATCGGCAGACTAGTGCGGAGAAAAAGAGGGTCGACTACCGCAAAGATCGTTGTATCCTGCAATAAAGAGCAACTCAGTCTTACCTTTACCAATCACTCAAAAAACACGCCGATTGATGCTAATGAGGAGAAGTGGAAGAAGCTCAAGATTAAATGCGCCTATATTCCAGTCAAAGAAATGCTGGCGAATGCGCCGGGATTTCGCTCGCTCTATTCGGAGCGACTCGTCCATTTTGAAGAAATCTATGCCGATATCATTGACCGCGCCTATCTGCCTCCCAAAAGGGGGCCATTGGAGGAGAACCGGGCCAATCTATTACGGAAGCTGGAAAACGTCTTAGAGGGTAAGGTTGTCACAGAAGGCGAAACCTTTTTCTTAAAAAATAATCAGGGAATGTTGGAATTCACCCTGCTCGCCGAAGGGTTGCGAAAGCTGGCGCTGCTTTGGCTACTGATCCAAAACGAAACACTATTAAAGGGGTCGGTTTTGTTTTGGGACGAACCGGAAGCAAATCTTAACCCGCAGATGGTACGGGTCGTTGTGGAGATCTTACTGGAGTTGCAGCGTTTTGGCGTACAAGTGTTTATTGCGACCCATGACTATGTGACACTGAAGGAATTCGAGCTTCAACGAACAAAAGAAGATAAGATATTATTTCACTCTTTTTTCCGCAAAGATGATGGTGAACCGGTCGATATTTCGACCTCTAGTGATTACAGCCTTATCGATGAAAATGCGATCATAGATAAATACCTGGACCTCTATGATCGGGAGGTTCATAAGGCGCTGGGAGGAGAAGAGGTTTGA
- a CDS encoding globin-coupled sensor protein, protein MSINVSGEEAKVAQKLLNLSTRDLALLAELRPLIEPRLDEVANNFYKQLLAIPELKSFIETHSSVDKLRVTFKGYLKSLFTDKVDDRYIEERQKIGHVHNRIKLPAYWYTAAYQALFNAIIPILEEMRDKGRALEVNTALQRLTNLDQQTVMSAYITDYMQEIDKKAELENALNEIQLLQTRVNDSSQTLAATAEETAASAAEMASAAQRIAQNAIQATQFASQVNQLAESGEKRIQQTGTAIENLNVLIQGMQDKIKALDESSEKIESIAGVIQGIATQTNLLSLNAAIEAARAGESGRGFTVVANEVKKLAGFSEQSVQEIAEMIRISRQHTLEVSQAMVDTSKAMDAASQQAAEVVRSFGEIIKSIGYNQDKVKQIATEIESLTTTSKQIEEASDEVARSAEALSVMAINR, encoded by the coding sequence ATGTCCATCAACGTATCCGGCGAAGAGGCGAAGGTGGCGCAAAAGCTGCTTAACCTCAGCACGCGGGACTTGGCATTACTAGCGGAACTGCGCCCGTTGATCGAGCCGCGTCTCGACGAGGTGGCCAACAACTTCTATAAGCAGCTCCTTGCAATCCCTGAGTTGAAATCGTTCATCGAAACCCATTCGTCTGTCGATAAGTTGCGGGTAACCTTCAAAGGGTACTTGAAGAGCCTCTTCACCGACAAAGTGGATGACCGCTATATCGAAGAACGTCAAAAGATCGGTCATGTACATAATCGGATCAAATTGCCGGCTTACTGGTACACGGCTGCCTACCAGGCGCTCTTCAACGCCATCATTCCCATTTTGGAAGAGATGCGCGACAAGGGACGGGCGCTGGAAGTCAACACGGCGCTGCAGCGCCTGACCAACCTAGACCAGCAGACGGTCATGTCCGCCTACATCACCGATTACATGCAGGAGATCGACAAGAAGGCAGAGCTTGAAAATGCCCTCAACGAAATTCAACTCCTGCAAACCCGGGTCAACGACTCCAGCCAGACCTTGGCGGCCACCGCCGAAGAGACGGCAGCCTCGGCGGCCGAGATGGCCTCGGCGGCCCAACGCATCGCCCAAAACGCCATTCAGGCCACCCAGTTCGCCAGCCAGGTCAATCAGTTGGCCGAGAGCGGCGAGAAACGGATCCAGCAGACCGGCACGGCCATTGAAAACCTCAACGTCCTGATTCAGGGCATGCAGGACAAGATCAAGGCCCTCGACGAGAGCTCTGAGAAGATCGAGTCGATCGCCGGCGTCATCCAGGGCATCGCCACCCAGACGAACCTGCTCTCCCTGAATGCCGCCATTGAAGCCGCTCGGGCCGGCGAATCGGGCCGCGGCTTCACCGTCGTCGCTAACGAGGTGAAGAAGCTGGCCGGATTCTCGGAACAGTCGGTCCAGGAGATCGCCGAAATGATCCGGATCTCGCGCCAGCACACGCTCGAAGTCTCCCAAGCCATGGTCGATACGAGCAAGGCCATGGACGCTGCTTCCCAACAGGCGGCTGAGGTCGTTCGTAGCTTCGGCGAGATCATCAAGTCCATCGGCTACAACCAGGATAAGGTGAAACAGATCGCCACGGAGATCGAGAGCCTGACAACCACGTCCAAGCAGATCGAGGAAGCCTCTGATGAAGTGGCCCGGTCTGCCGAGGCGCTGTCCGTCATGGCCATCAATCGCTGA
- a CDS encoding GerMN domain-containing protein: MDNFTKRPYGSPFSRSLLLFILLALVSAIALSGCSLSRATPPAESAPDDQGKAVTAAAETTVRLFFPDQELQRLVKEERPLNGGAEEKVRQTFELLKGGPQNGQLTTLIPAKTRLLGVTIKDTQLEVNLSQEIRQSNVGSTGEALLIGSLVNSFSSLGYTGVQLIVEGQKVETLAGHLDISRPLSFFDELTIRQGPIPPPEKIGDIEKDVRQGHQQWRLDPLEVTRVDGIALGFEPEKDCFSLISQSEAVGKPVAKVRVRHGKMDFLVELTQPAGAGKEHIWVIRSVAAVPPGA; the protein is encoded by the coding sequence TTGGACAACTTCACGAAGCGCCCCTACGGTTCCCCTTTCTCCCGTTCTCTCCTCTTGTTCATTCTGCTTGCGCTCGTCTCCGCCATCGCCTTGTCCGGCTGCAGCCTATCCCGGGCAACGCCCCCGGCTGAAAGTGCCCCTGATGATCAAGGGAAAGCAGTCACCGCTGCTGCGGAAACGACGGTTCGACTCTTTTTCCCCGATCAGGAGTTGCAACGCTTGGTCAAAGAAGAACGACCCCTGAACGGCGGCGCCGAAGAAAAAGTTCGCCAGACCTTTGAACTCCTGAAAGGCGGTCCCCAGAACGGCCAACTGACCACGCTCATCCCGGCAAAGACCCGCCTGCTCGGCGTGACCATCAAAGACACCCAGTTGGAAGTGAACCTTTCTCAGGAGATCCGCCAGAGCAACGTAGGCTCCACCGGGGAAGCCCTGTTGATCGGCTCCCTCGTCAACAGCTTCTCCTCCCTCGGCTACACCGGGGTTCAACTCATCGTGGAGGGCCAAAAGGTCGAAACCCTGGCCGGTCACCTGGACATCTCCCGCCCCCTGTCCTTTTTTGACGAATTGACCATCCGCCAGGGACCGATCCCGCCGCCCGAGAAGATCGGCGACATTGAAAAGGATGTGCGGCAGGGTCACCAGCAGTGGCGCCTTGACCCGCTGGAAGTGACCCGCGTCGACGGGATCGCCCTCGGATTCGAGCCGGAAAAGGACTGTTTCAGCCTGATCAGCCAATCAGAGGCGGTCGGCAAACCGGTGGCCAAGGTGAGAGTTCGTCACGGCAAGATGGATTTCCTTGTCGAACTGACCCAACCGGCAGGCGCCGGAAAAGAACACATCTGGGTGATCCGGTCTGTCGCCGCGGTGCCGCCAGGAGCATAA